A window of the Brassica napus cultivar Da-Ae chromosome A2, Da-Ae, whole genome shotgun sequence genome harbors these coding sequences:
- the LOC106367190 gene encoding paired amphipathic helix protein Sin3-like 2, with amino-acid sequence MKRMRDDVYSSGSQFKRSFGSSRRESYVQSPIPASGGTGGGGGRIGDGGVNSQKLTTHDALSYLKDVKEMFQDQRDKYDMFLEVMKDFKAQRTDTSGVIERVKELFKGHNNLIFGFNTFLPKGFEITLDDLEEEEAPPKKTVEFEEAITFVNKIKKRFQRDEDVYKSFLEILNMYRKDDKDITEVYNEVSTLFEDHPDLLEEFTKFLPESLAPHSAAQLIRSQAQRYDDRGSGPPVVRRMITDKDRRPRERAVASRCDRDQSVDRSDLNDDKAMVKMHRDPRKRVDKENRERRSRDLDHGEAGQDNLHHFPEKRKSSRKTEEFEAYSGHASHSEKNNLKGMYNQAFVFCEKVKEKLCSQDDYQTFLKFLNLFSSGIIHRKELQNFVSDLLGKFPDLMDEFNQFFERCESTDSFQHLAGVMSKKSLSSDEHLSKPMKAEEKERDDKRDLEAAKEKERSKEKYMEKSIQELDLSECERCTPSYRLLPSDYPIPSVRHRQKSVAAVLNDHWVSVTSGSEDSFKHMRRNQYEESLFRCEDDRFELDMLLESVGSAAKSAEDLLNTIIEKKISFEGSFQVEDHFTALNLRCIERLYGDHGLDVTDLIRKNPAAALPVILTRLKQKQDEWTKCREDFNVVWKDVYAKNHYKSLDHRSFYFKQQDSKNFSAKALVTEIKDLKEKSQIEDDVPLSISAGYRQPIVPHFEYEYFDRTIPEDLFKLVQFSCEEICSSKEQISKVLRLWNSFLELMLGVPPRAKGSDSVEDVAETKHPVTNGEANVSSDAVSLVSRQLKFAANGDEYASSGVSKHAGDGLLNRDSSAKENCKDVDQASKDAATCSAVKPQKDLEIGNGANKRSGDDERVAITSASFPSGVENKNDNIDAIQRTQVGDIGRTIAIANGVQPDTSKASSNQDESGSPSKIEKEEGELSPIGDSGDNYVVHEERGLKSTAKSEHSIEAVGENDDDEADDEDGDDASEGGEDASGTESVGDECSQEDNGVEEEGEDVKAESEGEAEGMESHLIEDSGSLPLSERVLLSVKPLSKRVAAADERKQDSRVFYGNDDFYVLFRLHRILYERISSAKTYCNRRNTKDSTSSPDPYARFMSALFSLLNGSAESSKFEDECRAIIGNQSYVLFTLEKLIYKLVKHLQAIVADDTDNKLLQLYEYEESRKPDRVIDSVYYENARILLHEENIYRLECSSSPPRLSIQLMDNIMEKPEAYAVSMEPTFASYLQKEFLSNSSSGRKTALQPIVLQRNMRGYSGLDDLAVACKAMEGVKVINGLECKMSCSSYKISYVLDTEDYFHRKKHKKSDDLSQDKSSQKRKLNRVERFHSFLSASR; translated from the exons ATGAAGCGGATGAGAGATGACGTTTACTCATCTGGGTCTCAATTCAAACGCTCCTTTGGCTCTTCTCGACGCGAATC ATATGTGCAGTCTCCAATCCCTGCAAGTGGTGGcaccggaggaggaggagggaggATTGGTGATGGGGGAGTCAACTCTCAGAAACTGACAACCCATGATGCTTTGTCCTACTTGAAGGATGTTAAGGAGATGTTTCAAGATCAACGGGACAAATATGATATGTTCCTTGAGGTTATGAAAGACTTCAAGGCACAAAG GACGGATACATCTGGTGTGATTGAACGAGTGAAGGAGTTGTTTAAGGGGCATAACAATTTGATTTTCGGGTTTAACACCTTTCTGCCTAAGGGATTTGAAATAACTCTTGATgatttagaagaagaagaagctccacCGAAGAAGACTGTTGAATTTGAAGAAGCTATAAcgtttgtaaataaaattaag AAACGGTTCCAGCGCGATGAAGATGTCTATAAGTCTTTCTTGGAGATCTTAAATATGTATCGTAAGGATGATAAGGACATTACTGAGGTTTACAATGAG GTATCGACTCTTTTTGAGGACCACCCGGACTTGCTTGAAGAATTCACTAAGTTCTTGCCAGAGTCTTTGGCGCCTCATTCAGCTGCTCAGTTAATCCGGAGTCAGGCCCAACGGTATGATGACAGAGGATCAGGCCCTCCTGTTGTGCGTCGAATGATAACAGACAAG GATCGCCGCCCACGAGAAAGAGCTGTTGCTTCTAGGTGTGACCGTGATCAAAGTGTTGACCGTTCTGACCTTAATGATGATAAAGCAATGGTTAAGATGCACAGAGATCCGAGGAAACGAGTGGACAAGGAGAATAGAGAAAGGAGAAGCCGTGATTTGGACCATGGAGAAGCTGGCCAAGATAACTTGCACCATTTTCCAGAGAAAAGGAAGTCATCCAGAAAAACTGAGGAGTTTGAAGCTTATTCTGGTCATGCGTCACATTCTGAGAAAAACAATCTAAAAG GCATGTACAACCAAGCATTTGTGTTTTGTGAGAAAGTCAAGGAGAAATTATGCAGCCAAGATGATTATCAGACATTCTTGAAGTTTCTCAATCTTTTCAGCAGTGGAATTATCCACAGGAAAGAACTGCAGAATTTT GTTTCTGATCTGCTTGGAAAATTCCCTGATCTCATGGATGAGTTCAATCAGTTCTTCGAGCGTTGCGAGAGTACTG ATAGTTTCCAGCACCTAGCTGGCGTTATGAGCAAAA AATCACTTAGCAGTGATGAACATTTGTCTAAGCCAATGAAGGCGgaggaaaaagaaagagatgacAAACGCGACCTTGAGGCTGCTAAGGAAAAGGAGCGTTCCAAGGAAAAGTACATGGAGAAATCTATTCAGGAGCTTGATCTATCTGAATGCGAGCGTTGCACTCCTAGCTACCGGCTCCTCCCTTCGGat TATCCAATACCTTCTGTGCGCCACAGACAGAAATCAGTAGCTGCTGTTCTAAATGATCACTGGGTTTCTGTCACCTCAGGAAGTGAAGACTCCTTTAAGCACATGCGCAGAAACCAATATGAAGAAAGCTTATTTAGATGTGAAGATGACAG ATTTGAGTTGGATATGCTGTTGGAATCTGTGGGATCTGCTGCGAAAAGCGCAGAAGACTTGTTAAATACTATCATTGAGAAGAAAATAAGTTTTGAGGGCTCCTTCCAGGTTGAAGACCACTTCACAG CCCTAAATTTAAGATGCATAGAGAGACTTTATGGCGACCATGGTCTAGACGTGACAGACTTAATACGTAAGAATCCAGCCGCTGCACTTCCTGTGATTCTGACTCGTTTGAAGCAGAAACAAGATGAATGGACAAAGTGCCGTGAAGATTTTAATGTGGTCTGGAAGGATGTGTATGCAAAGAACCATTATAAATCACTTGATCACCGCAGCTTCTATTTTAAGCAGCAAGATTCTAAGAACTTCAGTGCAAAAG CGCTGGTGACTGAAATCAAGGACCTTAAAGAGAAGTCTCAGATAGAAGATGATGTTCCTCTGTCGATTTCTGCTGGTTACAGACAACCAATAGTTCCTCACTTCGAGTATGAATATTTCGATAGAACTATTCCTGAGGATCTATTCAAACTAGTCCAATTTTCGTGTGAGGAGATATGTTCTTCAAAAGAGCAGATCAGTAAAGTTCTGAGGCTCTGGAACAGTTTCCTGGAGTTGATGCTTGGTGTTCCACCCAGGGCCAAGGGGTCAGATTCTGTTGAAGATGTTGCAGAAACCAAGCATCCCGTTACGAATGGGGAGGCTAATGTGAGTTCTGACGCTGTAAGTTTGGTTTCAAGGCAACTAAAATTTGCTGCCAATGGAGATGAGTATGCTTCATCTGGGGTCTCCAAACACGCCGGGGATGGTTTGTTGAACAGAGATTCTTcagcaaaagaaaattgtaagGATGTTGATCAGGCTAGTAAAGATGCTGCCACCTGTTCTGCTGTTAAACCCCAGAAAGATCTTGAAATTGGAAATGGAGCTAATAAAAGATCCGGAGATGATGAAAGAGTAGCCATTACAAGTGCATCATTCCCAAGTGGAGTAGAAAACAAGAATGATAACATTGATGCCATTCAGCGTACCCAG GTTGGTGATATTGGTAGAACTATAGCTATAGCAAATGGAGTGCAGCCAGATACTTCTAAAGCCAGCAGTAATCAAGATGAATCCGGTAGTCCATCCAAAATCGAGAAGGAGGAAGGTGAATTGTCACCTATTGGTGATTCCGGAGACAACTATGTTGTTCATGAAGAGCGTGGACTGAAGTCTACTGCCAAATCAGAACATTCCATTGAAGCTGTAGgagaaaatgatgatgatgaagctgacgATGAGGATGGTGATGATGCTTCCGAAGGTGGCGAGGACGCTTCGGGAACTGAATCCGTTGGTGACGAGTGTTCACAGGAAGATAATGGTGTGGAGGAAGAGGGTGAGGATGTTAAAGCTGAAAGCGAAGGAGAGGCAGAGGGTATGGAGTCGCATCTTATAGAAGACAGTGGGTCGCTTCCATTGTCAGAACGTGTTCTGTTATCCGTTAAGCCTCTTTCAAAGCGTGTAGCTGCAGCGGATGAAAGAAAACAAGATTCCAGAGTTTTCTATGGGAATGACGACTTTTATGTTCTTTTCAGGCTTCATCGA ATACTGTACGAGAGAATTTCCTCTGCAAAGACATATTGCAATCGGAGAAACACGAAAGATTCTACTAGTTCACCAGATCCTTATGCAAG GTTTATGAGTGCTCTGTTTAGTCTGCTTAATGGCTCAGCTGAAAGCTCCAAATTTGAGGATGAGTGCCGAGCTATCATTGGAAACCAATCATATGTTTTATTCACCTTGGAGAAACTTATATACAAATTGGTTAAACAT CTTCAAGCTATCGTAGCGGACGATACTGACAACAAGCTTCTTCAATTGTATGAGTATGAGGAATCTCGGAAACCTGATAGGGTCATTGACTCAGTGTATTATGAAAACGCCAGGATCCTCCTTCACGAGGAAAACATTTACCGGCTGGAATGT TCGTCCTCTCCTCCTCGTTTGTCAATCCAGCTTATGGATAATATAATGGAAAAGCCTGAGGCGTATGCAGTTTCCATGGAACCCACTTTTGCAAGTTATCTGCAAAAGGAGTTTCTTTCCAACTCCTCATCAGGGAGAAAAACAGCGCTACAGCCAATTGTGTTACAAAG GAACATGCGTGGATACTCTGGTCTGGATGATCTTGCAGTAGCTTGCAAGGCAATGGAAGGTGTAAAAGTAATCAATGGCCTTGAGTGCAAGATGTCTTGCTCTTCCTACAAG ATTTCGTATGTTTTGGACACGGAAGATTACTTCCACAGGAAGAAGCATAAGAAGAGTGATGACTTGTCACAAGACAAATCATCGCAGAAACGCAAGTTGAATAGAGTAGAAAGATTCCATAGCTTTCTTTCAGCTTCAAGATGA
- the LOC106367189 gene encoding beta-glucuronosyltransferase GlcAT14B, whose translation MKKLKSCYLQVRRHQQQASDRRWILPLAIGSICSLFLLLLTTLASSSSQARLIPLSVYGLRSSVFVESKINPLSVSVTPPPPPPRLAYLISGSSGDGQMLKRTLMALYHPNNQYVVHLDRESSAEERLDLSAFVANQTLFGRFRNVRMIVKANFVTYRGPTMVANTLHAAAILLREGGDWDWFINLSASDYPLVTQDDLLHTFSYLPRDLNFIDHTSNIGWKESHRAKPIIIDPGLYMSKKADVFWVSQKRSMPTAFKLFTGSAWMMLSRPFVDYFIWGWDNLPRIVLMYYANFLSSPEGYFHTVICNAKEFTNTTVNSDLHFISWDNPPKQHPHHLTLDDFDRMVDSNAPFARKFRRDEPVLDKIDSELLSRSPGMVTPGGWCIGTRENGSDPCAEIGDTSVVKPGSGAKRVEKLVTYLLSNENFRPRQCR comes from the exons atgaagaagctgaagagCTGTTATCTGCAAGTCCGTCGTCACCAGCAACAAGCCTCAGACCGGAGATGGATCCTCCCATTAGCAATCGGATCCATCTgctctctcttcctcctcctcctaacAACCTTAGCTTCCTCCTCCAGCCAAGCTCGCTTGATTCCGTTATCAGTCTACGGCCTCAGATCCTCCGTCTTCGTCGAGTCCAAGATCAATCCCTTATCCGTCTCCGTCACACCTCCTCCGCCGCCTCCGCGCCTCGCGTACCTGATCTCCGGCTCTTCGGGAGACGGCCAGATGCTGAAACGGACGCTGATGGCGCTCTACCACCCGAACAACCAGTACGTCGTCCACCTCGATCGCGAGTCCTCGGCCGAGGAGCGGCTGGATCTCAGCGCGTTCGTCGCGAACCAGACTCTCTTCGGGAGGTTCAGGAACGTGAGGATGATCGTGAAGGCGAACTTCGTCACCTACCGTGGGCCGACTATGGTGGCGAACACGCTCCACGCGGCGGCGATTTTGCTTAGGGAAGGTGGGGATTGGGATTGGTTCATCAATCTCAGCGCATCTGATTACCCTCTCGTCACGCAAGATG ATCTGTTGCATACGTTTTCGTATCTGCCTAGGGATCTCAACTTCATCGATCATACGAGCAACATTGGGTGGAAAGA GTCGCATCGAGCAAAGCCGATAATTATAGATCCTGGTTTGTATATGTCAAAGAAAGCTGATGTTTTCTGGGTTTCACAGAAGAGAAGCATGCCTACTGCTTTTAAACTCTTTACAG GATCCGCGTGGATGATGCTATCTCGGCCTTTTGTGGACTATTTCATATGGGGATGGGACAATTTACCTCGCATTGTATTAATGTACTACGCGAACTTCCTCTCCTCACCAGAAGGCTACTTCCACACGGTGATCTGCAACGCGAAAGAGTTCACCAACACGACAGTAAACAGCGACTTGCATTTCATCTCGTGGGACAATCCTCCGAAGCAGCATCCTCACCATCTCACGCTCGATGATTTCGATAGGATGGTGGACAGTAACGCGCCTTTCGCTAGAAAGTTCCGTAGAGATGAACCTGTTCTGGACAAGATCGATTCGGAGCTCTTGTCTCGGAGTCCAGGGATGGTTACTCcgggtggttggtgtattgggACGAGGGAGAACGGGAGCGACCCGTGTGCAGAGATTGGTGATACTTCGGTTGTAAAGCCTGGTTCTGGAGCTAAACGGGTTGAGAAACTCGTAACGTATTTGTTATCAAATGAGAATTTCAGACCACGGCAATGCAGGTAA